From a single Pseudophryne corroboree isolate aPseCor3 chromosome 6, aPseCor3.hap2, whole genome shotgun sequence genomic region:
- the CBLL1 gene encoding E3 ubiquitin-protein ligase Hakai isoform X1 — MEMSLLSLVLVLSPHSSLLIWRVRPRGRLDVLSRRGDNDLQGTNSMGSLSGLDVRRRIPIKLISKHPNKSKLSPRPARNMNRIPAKPQQGGEEGFDYNEEERYDNKGNDMFGNQRRFPALLFWDFKLNLIGEKDDTPVHFCDKCGLPIKIYGRMIPCKHVFCYDCALLHEKKADKLCPGTLVEESTDTYKRVSCNDPVQRIEQCARGSLFMCSIVQGCKRTYLSQRDLQAHINHRHMRASKPTNRPPPEPIHPPMAPPPADMADRFIMPPDKHHLSHMPPKQHILMPPPPIQHVPHEHFNQQHEDMRASPAELSMAPPPPRPVSQDAFRINTRKHSNLITVPIQDDSNSGARETPQAPGPSLHHPEYPGQPVVTHPHHIMPPQQHYAPPPPPPPPISHPMQHPPQAGGTPHMVYSQGPPPPMTGAPPPITPPPGHIIAQMPPYMNHPPPGPPPPQHGGPPVNAPPPHHYNPNSLPQFNEEQGTLSPPFTQPGGMSPSIWPAPRGPPPPPRMQGPPTQAPIPGPHHPDQARYRPYYQ; from the exons AtggagatgtccctgctgagcctggtcctggtgctctccccccacagttccctgctcatctgGAGGGTTagacccaggggcagacttgatgttctcagtcggagaggtg ACAATGATTTACAAGGTACAAACAGTATGGGATCCCTGAGTGGATTGGATGTCCGACGAAGAATTCCAATTAAGCTAATTTCAAAACACCCAAACAAAAGTAAACTATCACCTCGGCCTGCAAGAAATATGAACAGAATACCTGCAAAGCCTCAGCAAGGTGGAGAAG AAGGCTTTGATTATAATGAAGAAGAAAGGTATGATAATAAAGGAAATGATATGTTTGGCAATCAACGAAGATTTCCAGCGCTTCTGTTTTGGGATTTTAAG CTCAACCTTATTGGAGAAAAGGATGATACGCCTGTTCATTTCTGTGACAAATGTGGCTTGCCCATCAAGATATATGGCCGTATG ATTCCTTGCAAGCATGTCTTCTGTTATGACTGTGCTCTCTTACATGAGAAAAAGGCCGATAAGCTTTGCCCAGG aacacttGTTGAAGAAAGTACTGACACCTATAAACGTGTGAG TTGTAATGATCCTGTCCAGCGAATAGAGCAGTGTGCACGTGGATCTCTCTTTATGTGCAGTATTGTTCAAGGATGCAAGAGAACATATTTGTCGCAGAGAGACTTACAGGCTCATATCAATCATCGACATATGAGAGCTTCAAAGCCAACCAATCGTCCGCCACCTGAACCCATCCATCCTCCAATGGCCCCACCCCCTGCAGATATGGCTGATCGTTTTATAATGCCTCCAGATAAGCACCATTTGAGTCACATGCCTCCAAAGCAGCACATACTGATGCCCCCTCCCCCAATTCAGCATGTGCCTCATgagcattttaatcagcagcatGAAGATATGCGGGCGTCTCCTGCAGAACTTTCCatggcaccaccaccaccacgcccTGTTAGTCAAGATGCTTTCCGAATTAATACtagaaaacacagcaatttaataacCGTACCTATTCAAGATGATTCAAATTCTGGGGCTAGAGAAACTCCTCAGGCACCTGGTCCGTCTCTCCATCATCCTGAGTATCCTGGTCAACCAGTTGTAACCCATCCTCACCATATTATGCCTCCGCAGCAACATTATGCaccaccccctccaccaccacccccGATAAGTCATCCAATGCAGCACCCACCTCAAGCAGGTGGTACACCTCACATGGTGTACAGTCAAGGACCCCCACCACCTATGACAGGTGCTCCACCACCAATTACACCTCCTCCTGGACATATAATTGCTCAAATGCCACCATACATGAATCATCCTCCTCCAGGACCTCCACCACCACAACATGGTGGGCCACCTGTAAATGCCCCTCCTCCACATCATTACAATCCCAACTCTTTACCACAGTTTAATGAAGAGCAAGGAACTCTCAGTCCACCTTTCACACAGCCTGGGGGAATGAGTCCAAGCATATGGCCTGCACCAAGAGGGCCACCACCACCTCCACGTATGCAGGGTCCTCCCACTCAAGCCCCTATTCCTGGACCACACCACCCTGATCAGGCTCGATACAGGCCGTATTACCAGTGA
- the CBLL1 gene encoding E3 ubiquitin-protein ligase Hakai isoform X2, translating into MEMSLLSLVLVLSPHSSLLIWRVRPRGRLDVLSRRGDNDLQGTNSMGSLSGLDVRRRIPIKLISKHPNKSKLSPRPARNMNRIPAKPQQGGEGFDYNEEERYDNKGNDMFGNQRRFPALLFWDFKLNLIGEKDDTPVHFCDKCGLPIKIYGRMIPCKHVFCYDCALLHEKKADKLCPGTLVEESTDTYKRVSCNDPVQRIEQCARGSLFMCSIVQGCKRTYLSQRDLQAHINHRHMRASKPTNRPPPEPIHPPMAPPPADMADRFIMPPDKHHLSHMPPKQHILMPPPPIQHVPHEHFNQQHEDMRASPAELSMAPPPPRPVSQDAFRINTRKHSNLITVPIQDDSNSGARETPQAPGPSLHHPEYPGQPVVTHPHHIMPPQQHYAPPPPPPPPISHPMQHPPQAGGTPHMVYSQGPPPPMTGAPPPITPPPGHIIAQMPPYMNHPPPGPPPPQHGGPPVNAPPPHHYNPNSLPQFNEEQGTLSPPFTQPGGMSPSIWPAPRGPPPPPRMQGPPTQAPIPGPHHPDQARYRPYYQ; encoded by the exons AtggagatgtccctgctgagcctggtcctggtgctctccccccacagttccctgctcatctgGAGGGTTagacccaggggcagacttgatgttctcagtcggagaggtg ACAATGATTTACAAGGTACAAACAGTATGGGATCCCTGAGTGGATTGGATGTCCGACGAAGAATTCCAATTAAGCTAATTTCAAAACACCCAAACAAAAGTAAACTATCACCTCGGCCTGCAAGAAATATGAACAGAATACCTGCAAAGCCTCAGCAAGGTGGAGAAG GCTTTGATTATAATGAAGAAGAAAGGTATGATAATAAAGGAAATGATATGTTTGGCAATCAACGAAGATTTCCAGCGCTTCTGTTTTGGGATTTTAAG CTCAACCTTATTGGAGAAAAGGATGATACGCCTGTTCATTTCTGTGACAAATGTGGCTTGCCCATCAAGATATATGGCCGTATG ATTCCTTGCAAGCATGTCTTCTGTTATGACTGTGCTCTCTTACATGAGAAAAAGGCCGATAAGCTTTGCCCAGG aacacttGTTGAAGAAAGTACTGACACCTATAAACGTGTGAG TTGTAATGATCCTGTCCAGCGAATAGAGCAGTGTGCACGTGGATCTCTCTTTATGTGCAGTATTGTTCAAGGATGCAAGAGAACATATTTGTCGCAGAGAGACTTACAGGCTCATATCAATCATCGACATATGAGAGCTTCAAAGCCAACCAATCGTCCGCCACCTGAACCCATCCATCCTCCAATGGCCCCACCCCCTGCAGATATGGCTGATCGTTTTATAATGCCTCCAGATAAGCACCATTTGAGTCACATGCCTCCAAAGCAGCACATACTGATGCCCCCTCCCCCAATTCAGCATGTGCCTCATgagcattttaatcagcagcatGAAGATATGCGGGCGTCTCCTGCAGAACTTTCCatggcaccaccaccaccacgcccTGTTAGTCAAGATGCTTTCCGAATTAATACtagaaaacacagcaatttaataacCGTACCTATTCAAGATGATTCAAATTCTGGGGCTAGAGAAACTCCTCAGGCACCTGGTCCGTCTCTCCATCATCCTGAGTATCCTGGTCAACCAGTTGTAACCCATCCTCACCATATTATGCCTCCGCAGCAACATTATGCaccaccccctccaccaccacccccGATAAGTCATCCAATGCAGCACCCACCTCAAGCAGGTGGTACACCTCACATGGTGTACAGTCAAGGACCCCCACCACCTATGACAGGTGCTCCACCACCAATTACACCTCCTCCTGGACATATAATTGCTCAAATGCCACCATACATGAATCATCCTCCTCCAGGACCTCCACCACCACAACATGGTGGGCCACCTGTAAATGCCCCTCCTCCACATCATTACAATCCCAACTCTTTACCACAGTTTAATGAAGAGCAAGGAACTCTCAGTCCACCTTTCACACAGCCTGGGGGAATGAGTCCAAGCATATGGCCTGCACCAAGAGGGCCACCACCACCTCCACGTATGCAGGGTCCTCCCACTCAAGCCCCTATTCCTGGACCACACCACCCTGATCAGGCTCGATACAGGCCGTATTACCAGTGA
- the CBLL1 gene encoding E3 ubiquitin-protein ligase Hakai isoform X3, producing the protein MLISGRRSRSFPFLTALRDFRPGCTMDHSDNDLQGTNSMGSLSGLDVRRRIPIKLISKHPNKSKLSPRPARNMNRIPAKPQQGGEEGFDYNEEERYDNKGNDMFGNQRRFPALLFWDFKLNLIGEKDDTPVHFCDKCGLPIKIYGRMIPCKHVFCYDCALLHEKKADKLCPGTLVEESTDTYKRVSCNDPVQRIEQCARGSLFMCSIVQGCKRTYLSQRDLQAHINHRHMRASKPTNRPPPEPIHPPMAPPPADMADRFIMPPDKHHLSHMPPKQHILMPPPPIQHVPHEHFNQQHEDMRASPAELSMAPPPPRPVSQDAFRINTRKHSNLITVPIQDDSNSGARETPQAPGPSLHHPEYPGQPVVTHPHHIMPPQQHYAPPPPPPPPISHPMQHPPQAGGTPHMVYSQGPPPPMTGAPPPITPPPGHIIAQMPPYMNHPPPGPPPPQHGGPPVNAPPPHHYNPNSLPQFNEEQGTLSPPFTQPGGMSPSIWPAPRGPPPPPRMQGPPTQAPIPGPHHPDQARYRPYYQ; encoded by the exons ACAATGATTTACAAGGTACAAACAGTATGGGATCCCTGAGTGGATTGGATGTCCGACGAAGAATTCCAATTAAGCTAATTTCAAAACACCCAAACAAAAGTAAACTATCACCTCGGCCTGCAAGAAATATGAACAGAATACCTGCAAAGCCTCAGCAAGGTGGAGAAG AAGGCTTTGATTATAATGAAGAAGAAAGGTATGATAATAAAGGAAATGATATGTTTGGCAATCAACGAAGATTTCCAGCGCTTCTGTTTTGGGATTTTAAG CTCAACCTTATTGGAGAAAAGGATGATACGCCTGTTCATTTCTGTGACAAATGTGGCTTGCCCATCAAGATATATGGCCGTATG ATTCCTTGCAAGCATGTCTTCTGTTATGACTGTGCTCTCTTACATGAGAAAAAGGCCGATAAGCTTTGCCCAGG aacacttGTTGAAGAAAGTACTGACACCTATAAACGTGTGAG TTGTAATGATCCTGTCCAGCGAATAGAGCAGTGTGCACGTGGATCTCTCTTTATGTGCAGTATTGTTCAAGGATGCAAGAGAACATATTTGTCGCAGAGAGACTTACAGGCTCATATCAATCATCGACATATGAGAGCTTCAAAGCCAACCAATCGTCCGCCACCTGAACCCATCCATCCTCCAATGGCCCCACCCCCTGCAGATATGGCTGATCGTTTTATAATGCCTCCAGATAAGCACCATTTGAGTCACATGCCTCCAAAGCAGCACATACTGATGCCCCCTCCCCCAATTCAGCATGTGCCTCATgagcattttaatcagcagcatGAAGATATGCGGGCGTCTCCTGCAGAACTTTCCatggcaccaccaccaccacgcccTGTTAGTCAAGATGCTTTCCGAATTAATACtagaaaacacagcaatttaataacCGTACCTATTCAAGATGATTCAAATTCTGGGGCTAGAGAAACTCCTCAGGCACCTGGTCCGTCTCTCCATCATCCTGAGTATCCTGGTCAACCAGTTGTAACCCATCCTCACCATATTATGCCTCCGCAGCAACATTATGCaccaccccctccaccaccacccccGATAAGTCATCCAATGCAGCACCCACCTCAAGCAGGTGGTACACCTCACATGGTGTACAGTCAAGGACCCCCACCACCTATGACAGGTGCTCCACCACCAATTACACCTCCTCCTGGACATATAATTGCTCAAATGCCACCATACATGAATCATCCTCCTCCAGGACCTCCACCACCACAACATGGTGGGCCACCTGTAAATGCCCCTCCTCCACATCATTACAATCCCAACTCTTTACCACAGTTTAATGAAGAGCAAGGAACTCTCAGTCCACCTTTCACACAGCCTGGGGGAATGAGTCCAAGCATATGGCCTGCACCAAGAGGGCCACCACCACCTCCACGTATGCAGGGTCCTCCCACTCAAGCCCCTATTCCTGGACCACACCACCCTGATCAGGCTCGATACAGGCCGTATTACCAGTGA
- the CBLL1 gene encoding E3 ubiquitin-protein ligase Hakai isoform X4 has protein sequence MIIRRKPDKSPSLGGLAVHWSCVLVYNDLQGTNSMGSLSGLDVRRRIPIKLISKHPNKSKLSPRPARNMNRIPAKPQQGGEEGFDYNEEERYDNKGNDMFGNQRRFPALLFWDFKLNLIGEKDDTPVHFCDKCGLPIKIYGRMIPCKHVFCYDCALLHEKKADKLCPGTLVEESTDTYKRVSCNDPVQRIEQCARGSLFMCSIVQGCKRTYLSQRDLQAHINHRHMRASKPTNRPPPEPIHPPMAPPPADMADRFIMPPDKHHLSHMPPKQHILMPPPPIQHVPHEHFNQQHEDMRASPAELSMAPPPPRPVSQDAFRINTRKHSNLITVPIQDDSNSGARETPQAPGPSLHHPEYPGQPVVTHPHHIMPPQQHYAPPPPPPPPISHPMQHPPQAGGTPHMVYSQGPPPPMTGAPPPITPPPGHIIAQMPPYMNHPPPGPPPPQHGGPPVNAPPPHHYNPNSLPQFNEEQGTLSPPFTQPGGMSPSIWPAPRGPPPPPRMQGPPTQAPIPGPHHPDQARYRPYYQ, from the exons ACAATGATTTACAAGGTACAAACAGTATGGGATCCCTGAGTGGATTGGATGTCCGACGAAGAATTCCAATTAAGCTAATTTCAAAACACCCAAACAAAAGTAAACTATCACCTCGGCCTGCAAGAAATATGAACAGAATACCTGCAAAGCCTCAGCAAGGTGGAGAAG AAGGCTTTGATTATAATGAAGAAGAAAGGTATGATAATAAAGGAAATGATATGTTTGGCAATCAACGAAGATTTCCAGCGCTTCTGTTTTGGGATTTTAAG CTCAACCTTATTGGAGAAAAGGATGATACGCCTGTTCATTTCTGTGACAAATGTGGCTTGCCCATCAAGATATATGGCCGTATG ATTCCTTGCAAGCATGTCTTCTGTTATGACTGTGCTCTCTTACATGAGAAAAAGGCCGATAAGCTTTGCCCAGG aacacttGTTGAAGAAAGTACTGACACCTATAAACGTGTGAG TTGTAATGATCCTGTCCAGCGAATAGAGCAGTGTGCACGTGGATCTCTCTTTATGTGCAGTATTGTTCAAGGATGCAAGAGAACATATTTGTCGCAGAGAGACTTACAGGCTCATATCAATCATCGACATATGAGAGCTTCAAAGCCAACCAATCGTCCGCCACCTGAACCCATCCATCCTCCAATGGCCCCACCCCCTGCAGATATGGCTGATCGTTTTATAATGCCTCCAGATAAGCACCATTTGAGTCACATGCCTCCAAAGCAGCACATACTGATGCCCCCTCCCCCAATTCAGCATGTGCCTCATgagcattttaatcagcagcatGAAGATATGCGGGCGTCTCCTGCAGAACTTTCCatggcaccaccaccaccacgcccTGTTAGTCAAGATGCTTTCCGAATTAATACtagaaaacacagcaatttaataacCGTACCTATTCAAGATGATTCAAATTCTGGGGCTAGAGAAACTCCTCAGGCACCTGGTCCGTCTCTCCATCATCCTGAGTATCCTGGTCAACCAGTTGTAACCCATCCTCACCATATTATGCCTCCGCAGCAACATTATGCaccaccccctccaccaccacccccGATAAGTCATCCAATGCAGCACCCACCTCAAGCAGGTGGTACACCTCACATGGTGTACAGTCAAGGACCCCCACCACCTATGACAGGTGCTCCACCACCAATTACACCTCCTCCTGGACATATAATTGCTCAAATGCCACCATACATGAATCATCCTCCTCCAGGACCTCCACCACCACAACATGGTGGGCCACCTGTAAATGCCCCTCCTCCACATCATTACAATCCCAACTCTTTACCACAGTTTAATGAAGAGCAAGGAACTCTCAGTCCACCTTTCACACAGCCTGGGGGAATGAGTCCAAGCATATGGCCTGCACCAAGAGGGCCACCACCACCTCCACGTATGCAGGGTCCTCCCACTCAAGCCCCTATTCCTGGACCACACCACCCTGATCAGGCTCGATACAGGCCGTATTACCAGTGA
- the CBLL1 gene encoding E3 ubiquitin-protein ligase Hakai isoform X5 — protein sequence MMKSYCISCHNDLQGTNSMGSLSGLDVRRRIPIKLISKHPNKSKLSPRPARNMNRIPAKPQQGGEEGFDYNEEERYDNKGNDMFGNQRRFPALLFWDFKLNLIGEKDDTPVHFCDKCGLPIKIYGRMIPCKHVFCYDCALLHEKKADKLCPGTLVEESTDTYKRVSCNDPVQRIEQCARGSLFMCSIVQGCKRTYLSQRDLQAHINHRHMRASKPTNRPPPEPIHPPMAPPPADMADRFIMPPDKHHLSHMPPKQHILMPPPPIQHVPHEHFNQQHEDMRASPAELSMAPPPPRPVSQDAFRINTRKHSNLITVPIQDDSNSGARETPQAPGPSLHHPEYPGQPVVTHPHHIMPPQQHYAPPPPPPPPISHPMQHPPQAGGTPHMVYSQGPPPPMTGAPPPITPPPGHIIAQMPPYMNHPPPGPPPPQHGGPPVNAPPPHHYNPNSLPQFNEEQGTLSPPFTQPGGMSPSIWPAPRGPPPPPRMQGPPTQAPIPGPHHPDQARYRPYYQ from the exons ACAATGATTTACAAGGTACAAACAGTATGGGATCCCTGAGTGGATTGGATGTCCGACGAAGAATTCCAATTAAGCTAATTTCAAAACACCCAAACAAAAGTAAACTATCACCTCGGCCTGCAAGAAATATGAACAGAATACCTGCAAAGCCTCAGCAAGGTGGAGAAG AAGGCTTTGATTATAATGAAGAAGAAAGGTATGATAATAAAGGAAATGATATGTTTGGCAATCAACGAAGATTTCCAGCGCTTCTGTTTTGGGATTTTAAG CTCAACCTTATTGGAGAAAAGGATGATACGCCTGTTCATTTCTGTGACAAATGTGGCTTGCCCATCAAGATATATGGCCGTATG ATTCCTTGCAAGCATGTCTTCTGTTATGACTGTGCTCTCTTACATGAGAAAAAGGCCGATAAGCTTTGCCCAGG aacacttGTTGAAGAAAGTACTGACACCTATAAACGTGTGAG TTGTAATGATCCTGTCCAGCGAATAGAGCAGTGTGCACGTGGATCTCTCTTTATGTGCAGTATTGTTCAAGGATGCAAGAGAACATATTTGTCGCAGAGAGACTTACAGGCTCATATCAATCATCGACATATGAGAGCTTCAAAGCCAACCAATCGTCCGCCACCTGAACCCATCCATCCTCCAATGGCCCCACCCCCTGCAGATATGGCTGATCGTTTTATAATGCCTCCAGATAAGCACCATTTGAGTCACATGCCTCCAAAGCAGCACATACTGATGCCCCCTCCCCCAATTCAGCATGTGCCTCATgagcattttaatcagcagcatGAAGATATGCGGGCGTCTCCTGCAGAACTTTCCatggcaccaccaccaccacgcccTGTTAGTCAAGATGCTTTCCGAATTAATACtagaaaacacagcaatttaataacCGTACCTATTCAAGATGATTCAAATTCTGGGGCTAGAGAAACTCCTCAGGCACCTGGTCCGTCTCTCCATCATCCTGAGTATCCTGGTCAACCAGTTGTAACCCATCCTCACCATATTATGCCTCCGCAGCAACATTATGCaccaccccctccaccaccacccccGATAAGTCATCCAATGCAGCACCCACCTCAAGCAGGTGGTACACCTCACATGGTGTACAGTCAAGGACCCCCACCACCTATGACAGGTGCTCCACCACCAATTACACCTCCTCCTGGACATATAATTGCTCAAATGCCACCATACATGAATCATCCTCCTCCAGGACCTCCACCACCACAACATGGTGGGCCACCTGTAAATGCCCCTCCTCCACATCATTACAATCCCAACTCTTTACCACAGTTTAATGAAGAGCAAGGAACTCTCAGTCCACCTTTCACACAGCCTGGGGGAATGAGTCCAAGCATATGGCCTGCACCAAGAGGGCCACCACCACCTCCACGTATGCAGGGTCCTCCCACTCAAGCCCCTATTCCTGGACCACACCACCCTGATCAGGCTCGATACAGGCCGTATTACCAGTGA